The following nucleotide sequence is from Dunckerocampus dactyliophorus isolate RoL2022-P2 chromosome 7, RoL_Ddac_1.1, whole genome shotgun sequence.
AAAGCATCATATGACCTCCTCATTGACCAGTCAGCAAAAAGGAAGTGGTTTGTCCCTCAAGTTTCTAGCAAGTTAAACGGCACATTGAGATGGCGTGCTCGATCCATTCGTCCACATCCTTCTCTCACTTCTGACCTCTGACCCTCAGGACAGCAGCTCCAGCTTGGACTTTGTTGACTTTGTGAGCAGCGCCGTAAGTCGAGCTCTTTACTGGCTGCAgggtgcattgtgggaaatgagGGTGAGGGTTCTGGTTGTGATCAATGGAGGTGACGGCCTGAAGCTCATTGTTTAATCGGTTTGTGTGACGGCTGCACGATGTCACAGGTTCATCCAACTATCCACTAATGAGTAATCGTGATTATTGTTGTATGATCATATCAAGTCATGTTGGTGACTGGGTTTAATTGTACTGTCCATCATGTTTGTAACATGACAACGGTCTAGTCAGAAGTAATCATCATCACTGTATATTTCATTCACTTTGGTGTTAAGGAGTGAAAAGTGTTGTCATATTAAAGAGGGGTGTGGCCCTACAGCCGGTGCGTCTGGCCCCCCAGAGGGAGTTCATCAAGTCGCTGATGGGTATCGGCAAGCGTCTGGCCACGTTGCCCACCAAAGAGCAGAAGACGCAGCGGTTGATCTCAGAACTGTCGCTGCTCAACCACAAGCTGCCGGCGCGAGTATGGCTGCCCACTGCCGCCTTCGAGCATCACGTGGTCCGCGTACCACACACGCAGGCCGTGGTGCTCAACTCCAAGGACAAGGTGAGGATGACGCCCTCTTTGGCCCCCTGAACCGCCTCGGCTCACGTCACATGATCTCTGCAGGCTCCCTACCTCATCTATGTAGAGGTTCTGGAGTGCGACAGCTTCGAGACATCCAGCGTACCCATGCGGATCCCTGAGAACCGCATCAGGAGCACGCGCTCTGTGGAAAACCTGCCAGACTGCGGCATGACTATGGAGCAGCGAGCTGGCAGCTTCTCCACCGTCCCAAATTATGATAACGACGACGAAGCATGGTCTGTGGACGATATCATCGAGCTGCAGGTGGAGGTTGGTCATGTGATGTCGTCATGATCATCACAACACTTGACATTGATCTGACCACAGACACATACTGTAATGTCCCACTATTCGTACAGACACTTGAACTAGCTGCAGATACATCTTGTCCCACTATTTTTGGCCACTTGAACTAACCGCAAATACATAATTTCCCACTATTCTTACAGACACTTGAACTAGCCAAAGATGCGTAATGTCCTACTATTTTTAGACAATTGAACTAACTGTAGATATATAATGTCCCATTACTGTAATTCCTAAAACTAGTTAGATGTATATATGTCCATCCATTAATTTTCTTCCGCtgatccgggtcgcgggggcagcagtcttagtagggaagtccaAACTGTCTCTCtcgcgctctctctctctctctctatatactgtatatatgtgtgtatatatatatatatgtgtgtatatatatatatatatgtgtgtgtgtgtgtgtgtatatatatatatatcgtgtcgtgttggtcactgcctccaacccagacgttttttttttttttttttaggttttcctcagctcagctcgtatctagagttacttggtaaacttgttttgttacgtaagcggtgcatttgacaagatagagctgtaaacggcttgtgttgcgttggtcactgccagCGTTTTGCTTCTAACTTGGATGGTAATATAAGTTAGgaggaaaactttgctcgtagtactgattgtggtgcttttgagaaaaccacagtgaacaaggctgacagattatttccctgccatcaccaacttcacacagatcattaaaaaaaagtcttacagatcacttacacatacACAGAACACATAGGTGAATAATAAACAGTATAACAACTTAAAATCAATCCAtgtcatgtcaatttcagacttaaaataatgtacgatttaagccccacccatttccagttaaaccacgcccagTACAGATAGGATACAGATAATTGAGATGGgagaacagatacagatagtgttgtattcgctcatccctagtagatACATAATGTCCCATTCTTAGACATCTGAACTGCCACAGACATGGAGTCTGTCCCACTCTTGCTATAAACATTTGGAGTAAGAACAATTTGggaaagtttgaaaaaaaaaaaagtttttttttttttttgcctcagttgCCAGAGGTTCACGTGAGCAGTGACAACATTAGTCAGTTTTCGGTGGACAGCATCAGCAGTCTGGAGAGCAAAGAGCCCGTCTTCATCGCTGCGGGAGACATCAGGTTGGTCTTTGACCATTTTTAGCTGCTTCTGGTTGTCGACCACTTCCCCCCCAACCGACAGATTTGCGGCCCTCTCCTGTGTTGTGTTCAGGCGCCGTCTGTCGGAGCAGCTGGCCCAGACCCCCACCACTTTCAAACGCGACCCCGAGGATCCATCGGCCGTGGCCCTCAAGGAGCCCTGGGAGGAGAAGGTCCGGTAGGTGTTTGCTTCCGCTGACATCACAGGTGTAGCATTGTTGCCTATAACCTTTTGACTTGTGTGTATGATTCAGGAGGATCAGGGAAGGTTCTCCTTATGGTCACCTTCCCGCCTGGCGCCTACTGTCAGTCATTGTCAAATGCGGTGATGACCTGCGTCAGGAGCTGCTTGCCTTCCAGGTGCTGCAGCAGCTCAAGGTAAGTGGGAGAAGCCATCTTGTGACCACACTCTCCCACCCCTATCCCTCAGCTAAGTACTCTCCCTTCTTCCACAGTCCATCTGGGAGGCGGAGCGTGTCCCCCTGTGGATCAAGCCCTACAAGATCCTGGTGTTGTCTTCGGACAGCGGTATGATCGAGCCGGTGATGAATGCTGTGTCGCTGCATCAGGTGAAGAAGCACAGCCAGCTGTCTCTGCTCGACTACTTCCTGCAGGAGCACGGCGCCCCCACCACTGAGGCTTTCCTGTCGGCCCAGAGGAACTTTGTGCAGAGCTGCGCTGGCTACAGCCTCATCTGCTACTTGCTCCAGGTTAAGGACAGGTGAGTCCCCACCTCCTCATCCCTGTTTGAGTGCCTCTCCCGGTTGTCCTTGTCTACAGCTGTCTTTGTGACGCTTCCTCAGACACAACGGCAACATCCTGTTGGATGCTCAGGGTCACATCATCCACATTGACTTTGGCTTCATCCTGTCCAGCTCACCAAAGAACCTCGGCTTCGAAACGTCCGCCTTCAAACTCACAGCCGAGTTTGTGGAGGTAAGTTAATTTACGGTTCTCCTCTGATGCAACAGGAGCTTGCacactcagtgtgtgtgtgtgtgtgtgtgtgtgtgtgtgtcaggtaaTGGGCGGTCCAGACGGAGACATGTTTAACTATTACAAGATGTTGATGCTCCAAGGACTCATTTCCGCCAGGAAGCACATGGACCATGTGCTGCAGATTGTTGAGATCATGCAACAAGGTGACACGCTAACCACATGCTAACGATGTGctaacaacacacaaaaaatgcagtACCATGTGTGACCTGTGACCTGACAGGGTCGCAGCTGCCATGTTTCCATGGCTCCAGCACAATGCGAGGCCTGAAGGAACGCTTCCACATGAGCCtgacggaggagcagctgcaGGTTCTGGTAGAGCAGCTGGTGGACGGGTCAATGCGCTCGCTCACAACCAAACTCTACGACGGCTTCCAGTATTTCACCAATGGCATCATGTGACCACTTCTTCCTGTGGCCGTCAGACTCTGCTTAGCCAATCAGAGGGCAGCGTGCTTTTATTGTGACAGGAAAAAGACTCCTATGAAAGTCACCTATGACCCTGAAAGAAGAACATTCCATTTATCCATACGATGATGACGATTTCATTCTCAGGTGCttttgaaaatgacaattttccaAATAATATGCTCATGTGCTCAAGGCCTTGGGGGAGATGTGTTAAGTGGAGAATGAAACATTCCTGACGTTTGTTGGTGGTGTGACGAGCCTCAAAACCGCTCTGCCTCAGtgaactgccaaacaatgcggCAGAGGCATACCACTGTTGTATGAAAAcagatttgtgttttttgcattGGGACATCACTGTCTTCAGGTCTGCTCTGGCCACTTTTCTACACATGAATCACTGGGAAGATGATGAATCATGGCTTTCAGAACAAATGCACCACTGCTCACGGAAGCGCACCAAAATAAAACTGGCAATATTAAATAGCATTTTGAAGCTCATTTTCACTtaagtgtcataaaaatagatCGTTCTGAAACAAAGAGGCTCAACCGCCAGTAGCAGCCTTATTTTAGCAGGAAAAAAACGAAGCTGTGACCAATCCATCTACATCTGCACAGATAAGCTACAAGCTGATAATCTAGGCATCTTGATGGAGATACAATAGGAACCAGTGTTCTTCCGTCTGCAAATTTCAGGAACATTCTAACAAGGTTCCGCTTGGAAGGGTCATATTAGCGAATCGTAGCGATGAAAAACTGTTGACTCCAGTTCTGAGTCACTCAAGTGTGTCGGGAGCCGGATACTCGGGTCGCAGAGCGCGTGCGCAGGAAGTGGGCAGCCAAGTGGTAAGGACATTTGATGCTTTTATCCACGGGGCTAATCCATtgatacaaatgcagttagagtgACAGTTAGATAATTAATGACATGTTACTCGGGTTTTCTATTTGAATGTAGCTGGTGGTAGCagggtgagtaagtgaacgagCTACTGGAAAGGCCTATCAGTGAGTCTCGAATCAGTAAAAACGACTCGTTCATGACCTGCACATCTCCAATTAGCATTGTGCGAGTGCGCTAGCTAGCGGCTAGCCTACACGAGCTGAAATTGAATGTTTTCTCTTCAATGTCAAACTCAAAGTCACCATCAGGTGCGTTAGTGGAAGAGTTCAAGGCAAGGCTCGTCGaacttaaaaaagaaaagctaGTCGTTGATGTGGCTCGCTAGCGTCAACGAcgcattttcaatttttttcaattaGTGAAAAGTTGTCGACTTATTGGAAGGTTCTTCAACATATCTGAGCTCTTCTGGGTACCTGAAGTATTTGGTGATTctgtttatgcttttttttttttagaagatgAATAAGATGAGAAGAAGAAACCCAAAGAGAATTTTCCTTAGAAGTTCATCAACTGTTTCCCTCCATCAGCGGTGAcgagtcattttttattttctcagtTTTACTCTGGTTCCAAAGAAAGTGGTTTTGGTTGTCCAGATGAAAGATTTAGGTGTAACCTCTGACTTTTGCGCTCTTGTAGCTTCTCTCACGTGCTGCTGGAGCAGATGATGCTCCCCAAAGTGGCATGTGCACCTCCACCTGTGGTCTTTGTGGTGAACAGTGAGCCCTCGTCTTCCCTTGGTCTGCAGGTGAACTGTCCACCAATCAGGAAGCTCTTTTTGGTCCTGTCAACAGACAAACCAACATGGAGACACCTTCTTTCTTTGTCACTGTGCCGCTTCTGCTAGGGTGTTAGCTAGTGGGGCTACTGTAAATGCACTGGAACCCCTGGTTTGGGTTTGAGTGTTAGGTTGTAGTGTGTCTGTCAGGTTCCTAGTGTGTCTAGGTTGTGGGGTGTCTTTTGGGTTCTAGCATGGTTGTGGAgtgtcttttgctttttatgGTGTCTGTCAGGTTCTTGCGTGTCTTTTATATTGTGGGGTGTCTTTCGGGTTCTGGGTGTCTGTCAGGTTCTTCAGTGTCTTTTGGGTCTTAGCTTGTCTGTCAGGTTCTTGCGTGTCTTACATTGTGGGGTCTCTTTCTAGTTCTATCCTGTCTGTTAGGTTGTGGCGTGTCTTTCAGGTTCCCCCTCCTAGGAGATCCAGTGTGTGGACTCGATTGGGCTGGAGGCGGGCTGGCTTCTGGACCTTTAGGAGCAAGTACGGATGGAGAGCCAGGTTCCGCCGGGTGGCCCTAAGGCGAGCAGGTGCTCCTACTCCCAGTTGGCGCATGTGAGCAGTGACAGTTCAAAGTGAgattttcaaagtaaaatgttTCCCGTGCAGGAGGAAGTAAGCTGACACAGCAACTGGGTCCGCGCTGCCGCCTGTTGAGGACCAAAGGTTTCAAGAAACGAAGTCAAGGTTGGATTGTCCACAGCCGTCTATCTCATGTGCAGTAGTATGGGTTAGCATCATGTCTTCTCGTCTTTCCTGCAGAACAGGAACACCTTCCCCTGAGGAGAGGTGGGTTCACCAGGGAACGTGGCCTGAAGGCGCCAACAAAGAAAGAGTTGGACGCACAGCTGGATGAGTACATGTCCAAGTCCAAGAGCAGGTTGGATGCGCAGTTGGACGAGTACATGTCCAAATCGAAGAGCAGGTTGGATGCCGACTTGGATGAGTATATGGCACTCGCTGGAACGCAGCTGCACTTGGACTGATGGCGGAGACGGGACTGGCAGAgggtttgttgttttgtcaaGTTGTCGCTCGTTATTTTAATCAGACTTATTTATGGAGGAGCAGGATGTGACAACTTCCTGTCTTTAACCAGCTACTTGAGTTCAAAGTTCACATATCTGACAGGTTACTTGCGTCCTCCAACCTGAACtcagcaactttttttttgtttgtatgaaAGACTCAACCATGGCTTGTCATTAGCATAATGTCTGTTAGCTTGTAACAGCTGTGTCTAGTTAGCTTCCTGGTCCAGTAGTGTCATCCAGGTTGTTGTCTGTTAGTGTCGTCAGCTTTGACGCTCACCAGTTGATGAAAATGAAGACGAAAATAATTAGttaattttcaaataaaagCTGAGGTGACAGAAAAATGATTGCATTCATGTGCTTTCATCAGGTAAATAAAATGACCCAGAGGATGGTCGTCATGGTAACtttgttgttacaatgtttaTTGTCAGAGGGTTCACAGCCAATGAGGTCAAAGGTTGCAGGAAGCATGTAGTTGTGACGATGATGTCAGGTTCCGCCCCCATCATCCTTTCATCTGACAGACCAACAGTCCCAGGAGGAGCATGTGACATGGTGGACCAATCACTGATGCCTGGGCAGGGTTTAAAAGTCATCAGGagcattttaatttaattgacCACTTTGTTTGCTCACCTTGTTTTTTGGCTCTGATTGGCAGTGGGGCACTGGGGATGGGCTCTCTGCGGGACACAACACAGTCAAGCCAAAACATCTGATTCTGGTCCAGAGAGTCTTCAGTTCTTACCATAGTCATAGTCAAAGGTGGCCGTGTAGTCGTAGTCTGGTGTCAGCGTCGTCTCTTCTTCACTTTCTGCTGTAAGGAGGATGAAGTTGATGAAGGTGGAAGGAAGAAGAAATGGGTCAATTAGTCAGGGTTCACAGATCACCTACCGCAGCACGTCCACGTTAGTAAAACCAAGAAGACGCAAAGGCACCACAATCGCACACACATACTGACGTGCGTGCTGTTAAAagtatgactgtgtgtgtgtgtgtgttttgcaattttCAGGTAAGATCATTTTTTACAGTGGCCTGTAAAGAATGTCAAACGTCAGCACAACAAATCCTAACATGCACGTGGCTGATGACTGAAATGAGCGCGCATTGGCAAAGAACATACTTTGAATTTGTTCATGCGTGGCAAGGATTGATTTATTCCAATGTTTTTGTGCCAGTcaagtttgtttattttatttcattggtaaaactctaaaaaaaaaaatctagactgttttaatttatttgaccCAAAGGACACTGGCAGTAGAGCGCGTTAGGGGCGGGGC
It contains:
- the pi4kb gene encoding phosphatidylinositol 4-kinase beta isoform X1 — encoded protein: MEENKPELSPTPSGHNSPSLSLCSSPSPSLPSTPPSSSGPHQAGTPPLGIINEGTSELGLVIDAEVAERACKEVLHKLKLRHGDATPNGGGSYPETGTAAHAAAPSPKLREEEDDDSEGPVESSAKSARRRYRHNPSKQSWLLRLFESKLFDVSMAISYLHNSKEPGVQAYIGNRLFSFPHEDVDFFLPQLLNMYVHMDEHVGDAIKPYVVHRCRQSISFSLQCAWLLGAYSSDMHISTQRHSRGTKLRKLILSDELKPAAVRARRDPLTLTPFCPAPPPATAMGCEHSLSPSKRTHQRSKSDATVSISLSSNLKRTASNPKVESSQDEDSSSSLDFVDFVSSAPVRLAPQREFIKSLMGIGKRLATLPTKEQKTQRLISELSLLNHKLPARVWLPTAAFEHHVVRVPHTQAVVLNSKDKAPYLIYVEVLECDSFETSSVPMRIPENRIRSTRSVENLPDCGMTMEQRAGSFSTVPNYDNDDEAWSVDDIIELQVELPEVHVSSDNISQFSVDSISSLESKEPVFIAAGDIRRRLSEQLAQTPTTFKRDPEDPSAVALKEPWEEKVRRIREGSPYGHLPAWRLLSVIVKCGDDLRQELLAFQVLQQLKSIWEAERVPLWIKPYKILVLSSDSGMIEPVMNAVSLHQVKKHSQLSLLDYFLQEHGAPTTEAFLSAQRNFVQSCAGYSLICYLLQVKDRHNGNILLDAQGHIIHIDFGFILSSSPKNLGFETSAFKLTAEFVEVMGGPDGDMFNYYKMLMLQGLISARKHMDHVLQIVEIMQQGSQLPCFHGSSTMRGLKERFHMSLTEEQLQVLVEQLVDGSMRSLTTKLYDGFQYFTNGIM
- the pi4kb gene encoding phosphatidylinositol 4-kinase beta isoform X2; translated protein: MEENKPELSPTPSGHNSPSLSLCSSPSPSLPSTPPSSSGPHQAGTPPLGIINEGTSELGLVIDAEVAERACKEVLHKLKLRHGDATPNGGGSYPETGTAAHAAAPSPKLREEEDDDSEGPVESSAKSARRRYRHNPSKQSWLLRLFESKLFDVSMAISYLHNSKEPGVQAYIGNRLFSFPHEDVDFFLPQLLNMYVHMDEHVGDAIKPYVVHRCRQSISFSLQCAWLLGAYSSDMHISTQRHSRGTKLRKLILSDELKPAAVRARRDPLTLTPFCPAPPPATAMGCEHSLSPSKRTHQRSKSDATVSISLSSNLKRTASNPKVESSQDEPVRLAPQREFIKSLMGIGKRLATLPTKEQKTQRLISELSLLNHKLPARVWLPTAAFEHHVVRVPHTQAVVLNSKDKAPYLIYVEVLECDSFETSSVPMRIPENRIRSTRSVENLPDCGMTMEQRAGSFSTVPNYDNDDEAWSVDDIIELQVELPEVHVSSDNISQFSVDSISSLESKEPVFIAAGDIRRRLSEQLAQTPTTFKRDPEDPSAVALKEPWEEKVRRIREGSPYGHLPAWRLLSVIVKCGDDLRQELLAFQVLQQLKSIWEAERVPLWIKPYKILVLSSDSGMIEPVMNAVSLHQVKKHSQLSLLDYFLQEHGAPTTEAFLSAQRNFVQSCAGYSLICYLLQVKDRHNGNILLDAQGHIIHIDFGFILSSSPKNLGFETSAFKLTAEFVEVMGGPDGDMFNYYKMLMLQGLISARKHMDHVLQIVEIMQQGSQLPCFHGSSTMRGLKERFHMSLTEEQLQVLVEQLVDGSMRSLTTKLYDGFQYFTNGIM
- the LOC129185734 gene encoding uncharacterized protein LOC129185734 isoform X2, which codes for MFSLQCQTQSHHQKMNKMRRRNPKRIFLRSSSTVSLHQRFSHVLLEQMMLPKVACAPPPVVFVVNSEPSSSLGLQVPPPRRSSVWTRLGWRRAGFWTFRSKYGWRARFRRVALRRAGGSKLTQQLGPRCRLLRTKGFKKRSQEQEHLPLRRGGFTRERGLKAPTKKELDAQLDEYMSKSKSRLDAQLDEYMSKSKSRLDADLDEYMALAGTQLHLD
- the LOC129185734 gene encoding uncharacterized protein LOC129185734 isoform X1 translates to MSNSKSPSGALVEEFKKMNKMRRRNPKRIFLRSSSTVSLHQRFSHVLLEQMMLPKVACAPPPVVFVVNSEPSSSLGLQVPPPRRSSVWTRLGWRRAGFWTFRSKYGWRARFRRVALRRAGGSKLTQQLGPRCRLLRTKGFKKRSQEQEHLPLRRGGFTRERGLKAPTKKELDAQLDEYMSKSKSRLDAQLDEYMSKSKSRLDADLDEYMALAGTQLHLD
- the LOC129185734 gene encoding uncharacterized protein LOC129185734 isoform X3, translated to MNKMRRRNPKRIFLRSSSTVSLHQRFSHVLLEQMMLPKVACAPPPVVFVVNSEPSSSLGLQVPPPRRSSVWTRLGWRRAGFWTFRSKYGWRARFRRVALRRAGGSKLTQQLGPRCRLLRTKGFKKRSQEQEHLPLRRGGFTRERGLKAPTKKELDAQLDEYMSKSKSRLDAQLDEYMSKSKSRLDADLDEYMALAGTQLHLD
- the LOC129185735 gene encoding uncharacterized protein LOC129185735 isoform X3 codes for the protein MGDMLKPIPTDFGQEAGYTLDWSPANHRHICKSESEEETTLTPDYDYTATFDYDYESPSPVPHCQSEPKNKASVIGPPCHMLLLGLLVCQMKG